One window of the Roseovarius sp. THAF9 genome contains the following:
- a CDS encoding glutamine synthetase family protein, producing the protein MDLEKFVEAPGRDEKIKEVRKMIDAKGIEYLYLQFVSVTGKIMGKGIPADHWETVAKKGFQLVYGATVNLFTNRAGEYLGYGPEAAELVGIPEPETFMQLPWAPTIGRFYCTLFRNREEKENPGGFLTSDCRGNLRRMHEDFKKKHGRSLRIGTEPEMMWLKFDENGKPRDGYSKPYCYHIDQFESLRPVSMQVIKYARMMGLDMIQGDHEDAPGQLELNWMFDDVLRNADRLTTYRQICAQVARENGIFACFMTKPFMGVSASGCHHNMSLWRGGEDEFVKCGNDPKDLPGMKENYMYVKGGENTFMPDDDDPQMPGKEGLEAIGGVVHHLQALTAVGCSTVNSYRRLWDTGFWAPVFADWGFQNRTTGLRVSAPGRFEYRSVDSMVNPYLMGTTLLAAMDDGIDNKLDPGEPEERNIYAAIEAGKEVKKLPMSLGEALDFLKKDEVVQRGMPGEMYRLFDEYKHDEYARFMSTVTDWDKDTYMECLP; encoded by the coding sequence ATGGATCTTGAGAAATTTGTCGAGGCCCCCGGGCGCGACGAGAAAATCAAAGAAGTCCGCAAGATGATCGATGCGAAAGGCATCGAGTACCTTTATCTGCAATTCGTGTCGGTGACCGGCAAGATCATGGGCAAGGGCATTCCTGCCGATCACTGGGAAACCGTCGCGAAGAAGGGCTTTCAGCTGGTTTATGGCGCCACTGTGAACCTGTTCACCAACCGCGCGGGCGAGTACCTGGGCTATGGCCCGGAAGCGGCCGAGCTGGTGGGCATTCCGGAACCTGAAACCTTCATGCAGCTGCCCTGGGCGCCGACGATCGGGCGCTTTTATTGCACGCTGTTCCGCAACCGCGAGGAAAAGGAAAATCCGGGTGGATTCCTGACCTCGGATTGCAGGGGCAACCTGCGGCGCATGCACGAAGACTTCAAAAAGAAGCATGGCCGGAGCCTGCGGATCGGGACCGAGCCCGAGATGATGTGGCTGAAATTCGACGAGAACGGCAAGCCGCGCGACGGCTATTCCAAGCCCTATTGCTATCACATCGACCAGTTCGAGAGCCTGCGCCCGGTGTCGATGCAGGTGATCAAGTACGCCCGCATGATGGGCCTCGACATGATCCAGGGCGACCACGAGGACGCGCCCGGCCAGCTGGAGCTGAACTGGATGTTCGACGACGTGCTGCGCAACGCGGACCGTCTGACCACCTACCGCCAGATCTGTGCGCAGGTGGCGCGCGAGAACGGCATTTTCGCCTGTTTTATGACCAAGCCGTTCATGGGCGTGTCGGCGAGCGGTTGTCACCACAACATGAGCCTGTGGCGGGGCGGCGAGGACGAGTTCGTCAAGTGCGGCAATGATCCCAAGGATCTGCCGGGGATGAAAGAGAACTACATGTACGTCAAGGGCGGCGAGAACACGTTCATGCCCGATGACGACGACCCGCAGATGCCCGGCAAGGAAGGCCTCGAGGCGATCGGCGGAGTGGTGCATCACCTGCAGGCGCTGACCGCCGTGGGCTGTTCGACGGTGAACTCTTACCGTCGTCTTTGGGACACGGGTTTCTGGGCGCCGGTCTTTGCCGACTGGGGTTTCCAGAACCGCACCACGGGTCTGCGCGTTTCGGCGCCGGGGCGGTTCGAGTACCGTTCGGTCGACAGCATGGTGAACCCGTACCTGATGGGCACGACGCTGCTGGCGGCGATGGACGACGGGATCGACAACAAGCTGGATCCGGGCGAGCCGGAAGAGCGCAACATCTACGCCGCGATCGAGGCCGGCAAGGAAGTGAAGAAGCTGCCCATGTCGCTTGGCGAGGCGCTGGACTTCCTGAAGAAGGACGAAGTGGTGCAGCGCGGGATGCCCGGCGAGATGTACCGCCTGTTCGACGAGTACAAGCACGACGAATATGCCCGGTTCATGTCCACCGTGACGGATTGGGACAAGGACACGTACATGGAATGCCTGCCCTGA
- the hemC gene encoding hydroxymethylbilane synthase: MTVTMPTPAAPLKIGTRGSPLALAQANETRDRLANAFDLPHEAFQIVVIKTTGDRVIDRPLKEIGGKGLFTREIEEAMLSGEIDIAVHSMKDMPVLQPEGLMLDTYLPREDVRDAFVSPRYEGLAGLPEGAKVGTSSLRRKAQVLVKFPHLEVVEFRGNVQTRLKKLNDGVAECTFLAMAGLNRLGQPEVAVGAVDTEDMLPAVAQGAIGIERRADDSRAAEMLAAIHDVETGKRLAAERAFLATLDGSCETPIAGLAELQGDTIRLRGEVLRPDGSESLSDEGEAPVEDGAKLGDALARGLLERAGPGFFDWCE, encoded by the coding sequence ATGACAGTGACCATGCCCACCCCCGCCGCGCCGCTGAAGATCGGTACACGAGGTTCCCCGCTTGCGCTGGCGCAGGCGAACGAGACGCGCGACCGTCTGGCCAATGCCTTTGACCTGCCGCATGAGGCGTTCCAGATCGTCGTCATCAAGACAACCGGCGACCGGGTGATCGACCGGCCGTTGAAGGAAATCGGTGGCAAGGGGCTTTTCACCCGCGAGATCGAGGAGGCGATGCTGTCGGGCGAGATCGACATCGCTGTGCATTCGATGAAGGACATGCCGGTGTTGCAGCCCGAGGGGCTGATGCTGGACACCTATCTGCCGCGCGAGGATGTGCGGGATGCGTTCGTGTCGCCGCGTTACGAAGGACTGGCCGGGTTGCCCGAGGGCGCCAAGGTGGGCACGTCGAGCTTGCGGCGCAAGGCACAGGTGCTGGTGAAGTTTCCGCACCTGGAGGTGGTGGAGTTTCGCGGTAACGTGCAGACAAGATTGAAGAAACTGAATGACGGCGTTGCGGAATGCACCTTTCTGGCCATGGCCGGGCTGAACCGGCTGGGACAGCCCGAGGTAGCGGTGGGCGCGGTGGATACCGAGGACATGCTGCCCGCCGTGGCGCAGGGGGCCATTGGCATAGAGCGGCGTGCGGATGACAGCCGCGCGGCCGAGATGCTGGCGGCGATCCATGACGTAGAAACGGGCAAGCGCCTGGCGGCGGAACGCGCCTTTCTGGCGACACTGGACGGGTCGTGCGAGACGCCGATTGCTGGGTTGGCGGAGTTGCAGGGCGACACCATCCGGCTGCGCGGCGAAGTGCTGCGCCCCGATGGCAGCGAGAGCCTCAGTGACGAGGGCGAGGCGCCGGTCGAGGACGGGGCCAAGCTGGGTGACGCGCTGGCGCGCGGATTGCTGGAGCGCGCGGGGCCGGGATTCTTCGACTGGTGCGAGTGA
- a CDS encoding glutamine amidotransferase codes for MCGIAGLIYKGKSSAVGSEMTSMLLALKHRGPDSTGYAVYGEPTEGDYIMRLKVAEAEDMEKGRGVHKVIEDRIAYVEKVMEEHGAKIKSKEAPLEYALRYVFNGADNVGEMAEHIEETDGIEILSMGNGLELIKDLGDASVVSEAYGLNDFKGTHAIGHTRMATESDVDIKSAHPYWAFPYNDVSVVHNGQITNYWIMRREMERKGHRFMSNCDSELLAVYTAHNLANGITLEESLRKSIEEIDGVFTYLVATKDQLGMAKDTMAAKPLVLYESDDLIAMASEEVAIRAILPQEIDTTDPYDEEVRVWQA; via the coding sequence ATGTGTGGAATTGCTGGACTAATCTACAAGGGCAAGAGCAGCGCCGTGGGGTCGGAGATGACCTCGATGCTGCTGGCGCTCAAGCACCGGGGGCCGGACAGTACCGGCTACGCGGTATATGGTGAACCGACCGAGGGCGATTACATCATGCGCCTGAAGGTGGCCGAGGCCGAGGACATGGAAAAGGGCCGTGGCGTTCACAAGGTGATCGAGGATCGCATCGCCTATGTCGAAAAGGTCATGGAAGAGCATGGCGCCAAGATCAAGTCCAAGGAAGCGCCCTTGGAATACGCGCTGCGCTACGTGTTCAACGGGGCCGACAATGTCGGCGAGATGGCCGAGCATATCGAGGAAACCGACGGAATCGAGATCCTGTCGATGGGCAACGGCCTGGAGCTGATCAAGGACCTGGGCGACGCGTCGGTGGTGTCCGAGGCCTATGGCCTGAATGATTTCAAGGGCACGCACGCCATCGGGCACACGCGGATGGCCACGGAATCGGATGTCGATATCAAGTCGGCCCACCCTTACTGGGCGTTTCCCTATAACGACGTGAGCGTGGTGCATAACGGCCAGATCACGAACTACTGGATCATGCGCCGCGAGATGGAGCGCAAGGGTCACCGGTTCATGTCGAACTGCGACAGCGAACTGCTGGCGGTCTACACCGCGCACAACCTGGCCAACGGCATCACGCTGGAAGAATCCCTGCGCAAGTCGATCGAGGAGATCGACGGGGTGTTCACGTACCTCGTGGCCACCAAGGACCAGCTGGGCATGGCGAAGGACACGATGGCGGCGAAACCGCTGGTTCTTTACGAATCCGACGACCTCATTGCAATGGCGAGCGAAGAGGTGGCGATCCGCGCGATCCTTCCGCAGGAAATCGACACGACAGATCCCTATGATGAGGAGGTCCGGGTATGGCAAGCGTGA
- a CDS encoding FadR/GntR family transcriptional regulator translates to MGDAQRMGAADIAGLIRREISKGTLQQHDRLPPERVLSETYGAARGTVRKALMQLESEGFVEIRPGSGTYVMHKTETAAASAIDNATPLELMDARFALEPHSCRLSVLHGRHADFDRMEELCDQMEASLDDPAAFSEADTQFHRAIADSTRNGLLVWILTQIGSVRGQDDWTRMRRLTLDEPTITTYNRQHRQILEALRAREPERAANIMKEHLETARLSLTRASET, encoded by the coding sequence GTGGGTGACGCACAAAGAATGGGCGCGGCGGATATCGCCGGCCTTATCCGGCGCGAAATTTCCAAGGGCACGCTGCAACAGCATGACCGCCTGCCACCCGAACGGGTGCTGTCCGAGACATACGGCGCCGCTCGCGGCACCGTGCGCAAGGCGCTCATGCAATTGGAATCCGAAGGTTTTGTCGAGATCCGACCGGGCAGCGGCACCTATGTCATGCACAAGACCGAGACGGCGGCGGCCAGCGCCATCGACAACGCCACGCCGCTGGAACTGATGGATGCCCGATTCGCGCTCGAGCCGCACAGCTGCCGTCTGTCGGTCCTGCATGGCCGCCACGCCGATTTCGACCGGATGGAAGAGCTTTGCGACCAGATGGAGGCCAGCCTCGACGACCCCGCCGCGTTTTCCGAGGCCGACACGCAGTTTCACCGCGCCATCGCCGACAGCACCCGCAACGGCCTACTTGTCTGGATCCTCACCCAGATCGGCAGCGTCCGGGGCCAGGACGACTGGACCCGCATGCGCCGCCTGACGCTGGATGAGCCGACGATCACCACTTACAACAGGCAACACCGCCAGATCCTCGAGGCGTTGCGCGCCCGCGAACCCGAACGCGCCGCGAACATCATGAAAGAGCATCTTGAAACCGCAAGGCTGTCACTCACGCGGGCGTCCGAGACATAA
- a CDS encoding GXGXG motif-containing protein: MASVSDAELKKMTQEERVTALGMRTEQLTGKSLYVEFDPDAEERFTYPWAPDVDFNKRTEIDCDGKTVTEVNSNIRELMKEGYGTIVLQNPRGMHSLGVGILSKLNLIIEGSTGYFSVGLIDGPNVRISGRVGWSCGENMMSGTIMIEKNAGSTFGAAIRGGDLVCRGSVGSRTGIDQKGGTIIVGGDTGALSGFMMQRGRMVVCGNAGKNLGDSMYDGTIYVGGEIKSLGVDAVEAELTDLDKKWLTRKLTQYGLMPEKGVDHFTKVVAGKMLWNYDNLEPSEKKLIL; encoded by the coding sequence ATGGCAAGCGTGAGCGACGCAGAACTGAAGAAGATGACCCAGGAGGAGCGGGTGACCGCGCTGGGCATGCGGACCGAACAGCTGACGGGCAAGTCGCTTTACGTCGAGTTCGACCCGGATGCCGAGGAGCGTTTCACCTATCCGTGGGCGCCCGACGTGGACTTCAACAAGCGGACCGAGATCGACTGTGACGGCAAGACCGTGACGGAAGTGAACTCGAACATCCGCGAGTTGATGAAGGAAGGTTATGGCACGATCGTGCTGCAGAACCCGCGGGGCATGCACAGCCTTGGCGTGGGGATCCTGAGCAAGCTGAACCTGATCATCGAAGGCTCGACCGGGTACTTTTCCGTCGGCCTGATCGACGGGCCGAACGTGCGCATCAGCGGGCGTGTGGGCTGGTCCTGCGGCGAGAACATGATGTCCGGGACGATCATGATCGAGAAGAACGCCGGTTCGACCTTTGGCGCGGCCATTCGAGGCGGCGACCTTGTGTGCCGCGGCTCGGTGGGCTCGCGCACGGGGATCGACCAGAAGGGTGGCACGATCATCGTCGGTGGCGACACGGGCGCGCTGAGTGGCTTCATGATGCAACGGGGCCGGATGGTGGTCTGCGGCAACGCGGGCAAGAACCTGGGCGACTCGATGTATGACGGCACGATTTACGTGGGCGGAGAAATCAAGAGCCTTGGTGTGGATGCTGTCGAGGCGGAGCTGACCGATCTGGACAAGAAGTGGCTGACACGGAAGCTGACGCAATACGGCCTGATGCCCGAAAAGGGGGTGGATCACTTCACCAAGGTCGTCGCCGGCAAGATGCTGTGGAACTACGACAACCTCGAGCCGTCCGAGAAGAAGCTCATCCTGTAA
- a CDS encoding calcium-binding protein yields the protein MPILFRSDGNNDAGIEPWVTDGTVIGTALLRDTSFGGTLDAGGFDIAYTVDSGVIFRVSNDDYDGLWWTNGVAAQTSLLIDDFGTRLYRQGALEFDGDFIVQGFEIASGRGGVDEFLIRLGRDGSQTVLTELEANANSLVDLGSYLLFEDDGRVYGSDGTAAGTAALPLFLSEANAGFGRILQVLPDTSNGESVLIQARSDEDIVTLNGIARVEGNSLWLSDGTEAGTVRLDEIGSISGIQGDIVSENGISFVQVEATRLSVDPDFPNVIVTDREDQLWQVELSSGTTSLIASLDTLYTGDPALPNPQTFGTGLSEPIIDGNQVGFVAFATNRFTDGFISRAEPFAEFYQVPIGTQATPADAVRLEHVPENAEFFIFNDQLVYTVVEGANRQYYAADVETGSSTLILETPSVRRMYTVTEPFLVGANVIFATVQYVGGIGLVQLHSWDGTSNSAVLIGELRGPSFTSSLADTVIDTVIRQDGDLLYFADSSTGLFVTDGTVAGTVQLNSDVDARILGVVPFASPVSSGSEGTFGDDFISGDASANEILGLSGNDSISGAGGNDTLVGDEGEDSLTGDSGFDELRGGFGNDTLEGGANADALLGDGGDDLLIGGDGFDFIEGGAGNDSIFSGAAPDRVFGGDGDDLIDAGSNFGNSVDGVEGGAGNDTIFGGIGFDLLQGGDDDDEIDGGDQADNLYGEDGNDTLNGGNGFDRLFGGEGDDLLEDFEGFGGQFGGGGNDTMRGGDDNTNFFGQLGNDLIEAGGGDDRIGGNAGFDIIDGGAGNDLMFGDFNADTFVFQNGHGVDTIGDFDALNTFERIDLSAVTSITSLADLNLGSASTGAATQMGANVEIDTGGGNLIILNNVTIGDLDATDFLF from the coding sequence ATGCCAATTCTGTTTAGGTCAGACGGTAACAACGACGCAGGTATAGAGCCTTGGGTCACTGACGGAACGGTTATCGGCACAGCTTTATTGCGTGACACATCTTTCGGCGGGACCTTGGACGCTGGTGGCTTTGATATCGCTTACACGGTTGATAGCGGGGTCATTTTCCGGGTTTCCAATGACGACTATGACGGTTTGTGGTGGACCAATGGAGTGGCGGCACAAACAAGTCTCTTGATCGACGATTTTGGCACCAGGCTTTATCGCCAAGGCGCGCTGGAGTTTGACGGCGACTTCATTGTCCAGGGCTTTGAGATTGCTTCTGGCAGAGGCGGGGTTGACGAGTTTCTTATCAGACTTGGCCGAGACGGCTCTCAAACTGTGCTCACCGAACTTGAGGCCAACGCCAATTCACTTGTTGACCTTGGGTCTTACCTGCTCTTTGAGGACGACGGCAGAGTTTATGGCAGCGATGGTACCGCAGCGGGCACTGCCGCTTTGCCTCTCTTCCTTTCGGAAGCGAACGCAGGTTTCGGTCGCATTCTGCAAGTGCTTCCGGATACGTCGAACGGAGAAAGCGTTCTTATACAGGCCCGTTCCGATGAAGATATCGTTACGCTGAACGGTATCGCGCGTGTTGAGGGCAACTCGCTTTGGCTGTCGGACGGAACAGAAGCAGGGACGGTACGCCTCGACGAAATCGGCAGCATATCGGGGATCCAAGGCGACATCGTCAGCGAAAACGGCATATCTTTTGTTCAGGTTGAAGCAACCCGTCTTTCGGTTGATCCGGATTTCCCAAATGTCATTGTTACCGATCGAGAAGACCAGTTGTGGCAGGTCGAATTATCTTCCGGAACGACGTCACTCATCGCGTCGTTGGACACGCTTTACACCGGGGACCCGGCATTACCAAACCCACAGACGTTCGGAACCGGTCTGTCGGAGCCCATCATAGACGGTAACCAAGTTGGATTTGTTGCTTTTGCGACTAACCGGTTTACAGACGGTTTCATCTCTCGAGCCGAACCATTTGCAGAGTTCTATCAAGTGCCCATCGGAACTCAGGCCACACCCGCCGATGCGGTACGGCTTGAACATGTTCCGGAAAACGCTGAGTTCTTCATCTTCAATGATCAGTTGGTCTATACCGTCGTCGAAGGCGCCAACCGACAATACTATGCAGCCGATGTGGAAACCGGCTCTTCCACCTTGATACTGGAAACCCCGAGCGTACGTCGCATGTACACGGTGACGGAGCCGTTCTTGGTTGGCGCCAATGTAATTTTCGCAACGGTGCAATATGTCGGCGGCATTGGGCTCGTCCAACTGCATTCCTGGGATGGCACGTCAAACTCCGCAGTACTAATTGGCGAGTTGCGAGGCCCAAGTTTCACATCGAGTCTGGCTGATACTGTGATTGATACGGTCATCCGACAAGATGGCGACCTGCTCTACTTCGCCGATAGTTCAACGGGTCTTTTTGTTACCGACGGGACTGTCGCCGGAACCGTTCAATTGAACTCTGATGTCGATGCTAGAATCCTGGGCGTGGTCCCTTTTGCATCACCGGTTTCATCAGGTTCCGAAGGGACCTTTGGCGACGACTTCATTTCCGGCGATGCCAGTGCCAATGAGATACTAGGCCTTTCTGGCAACGACAGTATCTCCGGAGCGGGCGGCAACGACACCCTTGTTGGTGACGAAGGCGAAGACAGCCTGACCGGAGACTCCGGATTTGACGAGTTGCGGGGCGGTTTTGGGAACGACACTCTCGAAGGCGGCGCTAACGCCGATGCCCTTTTGGGCGACGGCGGCGACGATTTACTCATTGGCGGCGACGGATTTGACTTCATTGAGGGTGGCGCTGGAAATGACAGCATTTTTTCCGGGGCAGCCCCTGATCGCGTCTTCGGCGGCGATGGTGACGACCTGATCGACGCTGGCTCTAACTTCGGAAATTCGGTGGACGGAGTCGAGGGCGGCGCCGGCAACGACACCATCTTCGGCGGCATCGGCTTTGACCTTCTTCAAGGCGGCGATGACGACGACGAAATCGACGGCGGCGATCAAGCCGACAATCTTTATGGCGAGGACGGCAATGACACCCTGAACGGCGGCAACGGGTTCGACCGTCTCTTTGGTGGCGAAGGCGATGACTTGCTGGAAGACTTCGAAGGCTTCGGCGGCCAGTTTGGCGGCGGCGGCAACGACACGATGCGGGGCGGTGACGACAACACCAACTTCTTCGGTCAGTTGGGCAACGACCTGATCGAAGCTGGCGGTGGCGATGACCGGATCGGTGGCAACGCCGGTTTTGACATCATCGACGGCGGTGCTGGCAACGACCTGATGTTCGGTGATTTCAACGCCGATACGTTCGTCTTCCAGAACGGCCACGGCGTGGACACGATTGGCGATTTCGATGCCCTCAATACCTTTGAGCGGATCGACCTGAGCGCTGTCACCTCGATCACGTCGCTGGCGGATCTGAACCTTGGCTCCGCCTCGACCGGGGCGGCCACACAGATGGGCGCGAACGTGGAAATCGACACAGGCGGCGGCAACCTCATCATCCTCAACAACGTGACCATAGGTGATCTCGACGCGACCGATTTTCTATTCTGA
- a CDS encoding GntR family transcriptional regulator: MTADKKTQCLEDLRMRILTQDIAPGSDLDEATLCERYGMSRTPMREILQRLGGEGYVDLTQNRGAKVASMDLPVLRTFFQTAPMIYANVARLAAENRRPDEIDGLKGIQDAFRRATQTGDAAKAALQNHRFHLAMGEMAHNPYLLPSLKRMLIDHTRLSQTFYRPASADESLRVVKACDHHDAMIVAIERQEPGLMVDLTIEHWNLSRDRLERFVSPDPLPIDVLPMKDREDAV, translated from the coding sequence TTGACCGCCGACAAGAAGACTCAGTGCCTGGAAGACTTGCGGATGCGCATCCTGACGCAGGATATCGCGCCGGGCAGCGATCTGGATGAGGCGACGCTGTGCGAGCGGTACGGCATGTCGCGCACGCCGATGCGGGAGATCCTGCAGCGGCTGGGCGGTGAGGGGTATGTGGACCTGACGCAGAACCGCGGCGCCAAGGTGGCGTCGATGGATCTGCCGGTGCTGCGGACGTTCTTTCAGACCGCGCCGATGATCTATGCCAATGTCGCGCGGCTGGCGGCGGAAAACCGGCGGCCGGATGAGATCGACGGGCTGAAGGGGATCCAGGACGCGTTTCGCCGGGCGACGCAGACGGGCGACGCGGCGAAGGCGGCGTTGCAGAACCACCGCTTTCACTTGGCGATGGGGGAGATGGCGCACAATCCCTATCTGTTGCCCAGCCTGAAGCGCATGCTGATCGACCATACGCGGCTGAGCCAGACATTCTATCGCCCCGCCTCGGCGGACGAGTCGTTGCGGGTGGTGAAGGCGTGCGACCACCATGACGCAATGATCGTGGCCATCGAGCGGCAGGAGCCGGGCCTGATGGTGGATCTGACGATCGAGCACTGGAACCTGTCGCGCGATCGGCTGGAGCGGTTCGTGAGTCCCGATCCGTTGCCGATCGACGTTTTGCCGATGAAGGATCGTGAAGATGCAGTTTGA
- a CDS encoding carbon-nitrogen hydrolase family protein, whose amino-acid sequence MTRPINIACLQTRPMPDFASAWTEARPLAEQAVADGAQVLFLPEYCGGLKTEGAAVAAPSAPEDDHPFLREAQAFAREAGVWINLGSIAVDGPDGRIINRGIMLDASGRVTGRYDKIHMFDIQLSETEVYRESERVAPGSRAVIHDTPFGRIGHTICYDLRFPMLWRGLAQAGAEMLICPAAFTRKTGEAHWHVLNRARAIENTRFVVSPCAIGPVPGGGECFGHSLIVGPWGEVIAEGGTEPGVVQAEIDLDDVEKAAGRVPSLTSDREFDMETPDPERSVA is encoded by the coding sequence ATGACGCGCCCGATCAATATCGCCTGCCTGCAGACACGGCCCATGCCCGATTTCGCATCGGCCTGGACGGAGGCTCGGCCACTGGCCGAACAGGCGGTCGCTGACGGGGCGCAGGTTCTTTTCCTGCCGGAATATTGCGGCGGGTTGAAAACGGAGGGTGCGGCTGTGGCGGCGCCCTCGGCCCCCGAGGACGATCATCCGTTTTTGCGCGAGGCGCAGGCGTTCGCGCGGGAGGCGGGGGTGTGGATCAACCTCGGCTCCATCGCCGTCGATGGCCCGGACGGGCGGATCATCAATCGCGGGATCATGCTGGATGCGTCCGGCAGGGTCACCGGGCGGTATGACAAGATCCACATGTTCGATATCCAGTTGAGCGAGACGGAAGTCTATCGCGAAAGCGAACGGGTGGCGCCGGGCAGCCGGGCCGTCATTCACGACACGCCGTTCGGGCGGATCGGGCATACTATCTGTTATGACCTGCGGTTTCCGATGCTGTGGCGTGGGCTGGCGCAGGCCGGCGCGGAGATGCTGATATGTCCTGCCGCCTTTACCAGGAAGACGGGTGAGGCGCATTGGCATGTGCTGAACCGGGCGCGGGCGATCGAAAACACGCGCTTTGTCGTCTCGCCTTGTGCCATCGGGCCGGTGCCGGGCGGGGGCGAATGTTTCGGGCATTCGCTGATCGTCGGGCCGTGGGGCGAGGTGATTGCCGAGGGTGGCACGGAGCCGGGCGTGGTGCAGGCGGAGATCGACCTGGATGACGTGGAAAAGGCCGCCGGTCGGGTGCCAAGCCTGACCAGCGACCGGGAGTTCGATATGGAAACGCCAGACCCCGAGAGGAGCGTGGCATGA
- a CDS encoding FMN-binding glutamate synthase family protein gives MADGDLPQKKQLDRDVNRIGDSFIFPPRVMDDIHIKSELGRYRMRGFSLFKKIPHWDDLTFLPGTLTRFVIEGYREKCETKTVIGPRAKVPLELDIPVYITGMSFGALSYEAKTALARGATMAGTATCSGEGGMIPDERRYSSKWFYQCIQSRYGFNPNHLVLADGCEFFIGQGCKVGLGGHLMGQKVTDQVAEMRSLPAGIDQRSPARHPDWLGPDDLALKIQEIREATDWQIPIQLKLGASRVFDDVRMAVKCDPDSIYIDGMEGGTGAGPHLATEDTGVPGMAAIRQARKAIDSLGKRGEISLVYAGGIRNGADVAKAIALGADAIAIGHSAMMALNCNKDIPEANYPEEIGAEPGYCYHCHTGRCPVGVATQDPKLRERLDPDEAAERVYNFLHTLTIEAQLFARACGKTYLHSLEPEDLAALTMEASAMAGVPLAGTGHTVGVEDYHHF, from the coding sequence ATGGCTGATGGTGATCTGCCGCAGAAAAAACAGCTGGACCGCGATGTAAACCGCATCGGCGACAGCTTCATCTTCCCGCCGCGTGTGATGGATGACATCCACATCAAGTCCGAGCTTGGCCGCTACCGGATGCGGGGGTTCTCGCTGTTCAAGAAGATCCCGCACTGGGATGACCTGACCTTCCTTCCCGGCACGCTGACGCGGTTCGTGATCGAAGGGTATCGCGAGAAATGCGAGACCAAGACCGTGATCGGGCCGCGCGCCAAGGTGCCGCTGGAACTGGATATCCCGGTCTATATCACCGGCATGTCGTTCGGCGCGTTGTCCTACGAGGCGAAGACCGCGCTGGCGCGGGGCGCCACGATGGCGGGCACGGCGACCTGTTCGGGCGAGGGGGGGATGATCCCCGACGAGCGGCGCTATAGCTCCAAGTGGTTCTACCAGTGCATCCAGTCGCGCTATGGCTTCAACCCCAACCACCTTGTTCTGGCTGATGGCTGTGAATTCTTCATCGGGCAGGGCTGCAAGGTTGGCCTGGGCGGGCACCTGATGGGTCAGAAAGTGACTGACCAGGTGGCCGAGATGCGCAGCTTGCCCGCGGGGATCGACCAACGCTCGCCGGCGCGTCACCCCGACTGGCTGGGCCCGGACGACCTGGCGCTGAAGATCCAGGAGATCCGCGAGGCGACCGACTGGCAGATCCCGATCCAGCTGAAGCTGGGCGCGTCCCGCGTGTTCGACGATGTGCGGATGGCGGTGAAGTGTGACCCCGACAGCATCTATATCGACGGGATGGAAGGTGGCACGGGCGCGGGCCCGCACCTGGCCACGGAAGATACCGGTGTGCCTGGCATGGCGGCGATCCGTCAGGCGCGGAAGGCCATCGACAGCCTTGGCAAGCGCGGCGAGATCAGCCTGGTCTACGCGGGCGGGATTCGGAACGGCGCGGACGTGGCCAAGGCCATCGCGCTGGGCGCGGATGCCATCGCGATCGGCCACTCGGCCATGATGGCGCTGAACTGCAACAAGGATATTCCCGAGGCCAACTATCCCGAAGAGATCGGGGCCGAGCCGGGCTATTGCTACCATTGTCACACGGGCCGCTGCCCGGTGGGCGTGGCAACGCAGGACCCCAAGCTGCGCGAGCGGCTGGACCCGGACGAGGCGGCGGAGCGCGTGTACAACTTCCTGCACACGCTGACCATCGAGGCGCAGTTGTTCGCACGGGCGTGCGGCAAGACCTATCTGCACTCGTTGGAACCGGAGGACTTGGCCGCGTTGACGATGGAAGCCTCGGCCATGGCGGGGGTTCCGCTGGCGGGCACCGGCCATACGGTTGGCGTCGAGGATTATCACCATTTCTAA